AGATCGGTTGCAAAGTAACGCTGCGAGGCGACCGAATGTACGTCTTTTTGGAGAAGCTGATCAACATCGTGCTGCCGCGCATACGCGACTTCAACGGCGTCTCGCCCAAGTCGTTCGACGGCCGGGGCAACTACTCTCTAGGGGTTAAGGAGCAGATCATCTTCCCCGAGATCGTATACGACGAAATCGACCGAGCGCGAGGCATGGACATCACGATCTGTACCTCGGCGCGCACCGACGAGATGGCTTACGCGCTGCTAAAACAACTGGGAATGCCCTTCAGAGAGCGATAAATGAAACCTTATCCTATCGACAACATCCGAAACGTAGCGCTGGTCGGCCATGGCGGCTCGGGAAAGACGACCCTTGCCGAGCACATCTTGCATCTATCCGGAGCCACGGACAGAATAGGCTCGGTAGAGGCGGGAACCACCGTTTCGGACTTCGATCAGGAAGAAGTCAAACGCAAGATCAGTTTGAGCGTTTCGGTCCTGCCGGTCGAGTGGGAAGGGAACAAGGTCAACTTGATCGATGTGCCGGGGTTTCCAGACTTTATCGGCGACATGTATGGCGCTTTGCGCGTGGTCGATTCGGCGATCATCGTTGCGCCCGCTCAGGCCGACTTGGACGTTGGGTTTGAGAACGCTTGGGAGCAGTGCGAGGAGCAAGGCTTGCCGCGCTTTGTGTTCGTCAACAAGATGGAGCGCGACAATGCCGACTATCCGGGATTGCTCGCCACCCTGCAAAGCCTCTACGGTCGGAGGATCGTACCGATCCAGATTCCCGTTGGCGCTCAGACCGGTTTCAAAGGCGTGGTCGATTTGCTCCACATGAAGGCTTACGTCGGTCATGACAAAGAGGGCGTGGCGACCGAAATCCCGGCAGAATTAGTTGCAGAAGCGACCAACGCGCGCGACGCATTGATCGAGGCCGCCGCCGAATCGGAGGACGATCTGGCCGCTAAGTATTTGGACGGCATTACGCTGACCGAGGACGAAATTCTGCACGGTCTACAGATGGGCATCAACGCCGGAACGCTGGTTCCGCTGATGGTCGGGTCGGCCGGCCAAGGCATCGGCACACGACGGTTGCTGGAGACCATCATCGAATTCGCCCCGTCGCCCACGCACCATCGGGCTATCGTGGCTAAAGACAAGAACGGCCAAGAGGTCGAATTAGCGCCCGATCCCAATGGCCCTCTCTGCGCGTTCGTCTTCAAAACGACCGCCGATCCTTACGTCGGCAAGCTGACCTACTTCCGCGTTTTCTCGGGCACTTTCCACGGCGATTCGACGGTCTACAACTCGCGCAAGGAGCGCGACGAGCGCATCGGCCAAGTCTACTATATTCGAGGCAAGAACCAAGTCGCAACGCCCGGGATACCGGCGGGCGACATTGCCGCAACGGCCAAGCTACAGGAAACCAGCACGGGCGACACGCTGGGCGACAAGGCGAAACCGTTGACCTTAGAGCCAGTCCACTTTCCCGATCCGATCTATCAGGTCGCCATCGCCGCCAAATCAAAGGCCGACGAAGACAAAATGGGCCCGGCCTTGGCGCGCCTGCACGAAGAGGACCCGACGCTGCACGTGCGCCGCGACCCCGAAACGCATCAGACGCTGCTCCTAGGCATGGGCGATTTGCATCTCGATATCGTGATGGAGAAGCTGAAGCGCAAGTTCAGCGCCGAGGTGGTGTCTGAGGAGTTCCGCATCCCGTTTCGCGAGACCGTGGTCGGCTCGGCCAAAGCGCAAGGCAAGTTCAAGCGTCAGAGCGGCGGTCGCGGCCAATACGGCGACTGTTGGATCGAGCTAGAGGCCTTGCCGCGCGGATCGGGCATCGAGTTTGGCGAGAAG
This DNA window, taken from Armatimonadota bacterium, encodes the following:
- the fusA gene encoding elongation factor G, coding for MKPYPIDNIRNVALVGHGGSGKTTLAEHILHLSGATDRIGSVEAGTTVSDFDQEEVKRKISLSVSVLPVEWEGNKVNLIDVPGFPDFIGDMYGALRVVDSAIIVAPAQADLDVGFENAWEQCEEQGLPRFVFVNKMERDNADYPGLLATLQSLYGRRIVPIQIPVGAQTGFKGVVDLLHMKAYVGHDKEGVATEIPAELVAEATNARDALIEAAAESEDDLAAKYLDGITLTEDEILHGLQMGINAGTLVPLMVGSAGQGIGTRRLLETIIEFAPSPTHHRAIVAKDKNGQEVELAPDPNGPLCAFVFKTTADPYVGKLTYFRVFSGTFHGDSTVYNSRKERDERIGQVYYIRGKNQVATPGIPAGDIAATAKLQETSTGDTLGDKAKPLTLEPVHFPDPIYQVAIAAKSKADEDKMGPALARLHEEDPTLHVRRDPETHQTLLLGMGDLHLDIVMEKLKRKFSAEVVSEEFRIPFRETVVGSAKAQGKFKRQSGGRGQYGDCWIELEALPRGSGIEFGEKIVGGAIPKNYIPSIEKGIRETAEKGLIAGYPLVDFKAVVYDGSYHDVDSSDAAFRMAGNMALKAASEKTGVVMLEPELEVEISVPDAYTGDVMGDMNGRRGRILGMEPAGKGRQTVRAIVPMAEMLKYALELRSITRGRGRFKTKLAGYTEMPHNVAAPLIEKAKKEREAQQDH